From one Mytilus trossulus isolate FHL-02 chromosome 10, PNRI_Mtr1.1.1.hap1, whole genome shotgun sequence genomic stretch:
- the LOC134686822 gene encoding uncharacterized protein LOC134686822 has product MKQGLLKTFVFGVLMCVICHAQENNSSTSNFPSEHNNNTSDGGNTTTHGGTDPPHAGNTTSHGGNNTSHGGNNTSHGGNNTSDGQPPSQGPPGKCPPNNPKCQANPSERCAGQDPRCNNLPSEYPSDYYESLKRSFPRRDFTCPEPCRKTCLKRAHCLTKDYRYKFAFPFINKLQSNFEQTGMLIYNNGVLNKLDDHLTCEDATKFIRYFLNIPNKEQDRLFGITNATSDSPAIEDIKPFIPFLRLFKNTTLQNMMKTLSESSKIQMCSQLMYLDCRVQLAFLQENEMSFCQQNSKNFQPSLDLVRNFLIDRDGDFNTWSNVVWENNVMNYMYVMQADTEFLKLFPEDLMFQMLKNSSDGCKEIESKHLRQVVREKLSNVLKKSQDPQEKSAAIRLLQSCGGKLKNLEKYATDAQILDSFDSTTAKVSPRDKAKMRRILKTEKADPSLMTKDEIVRYSSLIMNDKQMMNGLNTTALEEAICVLGDKINDINQARKLKSVLTRLNKYNDLTVYTKDKIICLKNLLGTLSPRQIASLPNGPLGEAINDGALIDVTFSCQVARSVLKQYLTYVTKPNGDMSSAELLALPPSIKVCLRARDIAKIPAIQLTLDVINKFTSEFQSRNLQAPESMIRRLIGKVKGDSNIIAALAKTPLGKFIPSAVLRKSVDMGQEIADQLNSGEPLTFHVGCKKANYLYGELTNTIGPPTADNLNWTTGVYRALQESNILSGMPLRHLKNISDSQIFEVADAFLASKCITGNQKKIILQKFLSVQQVNATTVTSEDIQNMDPQILFNQKEEELAKYGVNHIDDICSVIARIDVSQVPMGKILQKAHFCTTCMDAPSLSMDNVTDCGALICALPLTKFDRLDDDSLTQNGEALAVKCQWGLQKRKKIINLALQRGLINSPNAMTDVDIMTLKTLIADFTPDDLDEIPVQAFALAESAVVQAFKDRDSVQEARRLKGFKSDFSDKERITQQEGTLHVFKKIIQIKLSGVSSRKKRDTSAYTLTCDDLKSLGSVGLPAVSEANLMAVNDSEFQDCLLTLGQVTHWLPDQKETLAQKMISIYGTPGNWTSETIGTAGSMIQGLSVSDINTLNMDINSVSSLGQLEGWTDEQKRSAYTVFMTNVKNGLPASNLSSTELTALGNFICGMLSTEIDTISPVVYMDSAEAVGGLTHCSATQLQSFAGLAKHADAFGDDISQWDESTVSTVGILIGALSVSEVSALSPGQIDSIDPNMISYFPVEAMKSFTSEQLHNFSPAQAEATTSDQRSQLSHDQFISLQTAAGTSFSDGPSGGCSLNSVVWMLTLTLAFGVILETI; this is encoded by the exons TTGTGTTTGGTGTGCTGATGTGTGTTATCTGTCATGCTCAGGAAAATAACAGTTCTACATCAAACTTTCCATCTGAACATAACAACAACACATCCGACGGAGGAAATACTACAACACACGGAGGAACTGATCCACCACACGCAGGAAATACCACATCACACGGAGGAAATAATACATCACACGGAGGAAATAATACATCACACGGAGGAAATAATACATCAGACGGCCAACCTCCGTCACAAGGTCCTCCAGGAAAGTGTCCACCAAATAACCCAAAATGTCAAGCGAATCCTTCAGAAAGATGCGCAGGTCAAGATCCAAGATGTAACAATCTCCCATCCGAGTATCCGTCAGATTATTATGAAAGTCTGAAAAGATCGTTTCCTCGCAGAGATTTTACTTGTCCAGAACCATGCAGGAAAACTTGTTTGAAGCGTGCCCATTGTTTGACCAAAGATTATCGGTATAAGTTTGCCTTtccatttataaacaaattgcAGTCCAATTTCGAGCAAACTGGAATGCTGATTTATAATAACGGGG TACTGAACAAACTAGACGATCATTTAACATGTGAAGATGCCACGAAGTTCATTCGTTACTtcttaaatataccaaataaagAACAAGATCGTTTGTTTGGTATAACGAATGCTACAAGTGACTCACCAGCAATAGAGGATATCAAACCATTTATTCCATTTTTGCGTTTATTTAAG AATACAACATTACAGAATATGATGAAAACCTTATCCGAATCGTCGAAGATACAAATGTGTAGCCAACTGATGTATTTAGACTGTCGTGTACAGCTAGCTTTCTTACAGGAAAATGAAATGTCATTCTGCCAACAAAATTCAAAG aattttcaaCCTTCGTTAGATTTAGTACGAAACTTTTTGATTGATCGTGATGGCGACTTTAATACCTGGAGTAATGTTGTTTGGGAGAACAATGTAATgaactacatgtatgtcatgCAGGCAGACACGGAATTCCTGAAGCTTTTCCCTGAAGACCTTATGTTTCAAAT GTTgaaaaactcatcagatggctgtaaagaaattgaaagtaaacacTTACGACAGGTAGTTCGTGAAAAACTTAGCAacgtattaaaaaaaagtcaggacccTCAAGAGAAATCTGCAGCCATTCGATTATTACAGTCTTGTGGGGGAAAGcttaaaaatttggaaaaatatgCTACTGATGCTcag ATTTTAGATAGTTTCGACAGCACCACTGCTAAAGTGTCCCCTAGAGATAAAGCAAAGATGAGAAGAATCTTGAAGACCGAGAAAGCTGATCCATCCTTGATGACAAAAGACGAAATTGTAAG GTATTCTTCGCTAATCATGAACGACAAACAGATGATGAATGGTCTTAATACAACTGCATTAGAAGAAGCCATTTGTGTTCTTGGTGATAAGATCAATGATATCAATCag GCAAGAAAACTAAAGTCAGTTTTAACAAGACTGAACAAGTATAACGATCTGACAGTTTACACAAAAGATAAAATCATATGCTTGAAAAATCTTCTTGGTACTTTGTCTCCGAGACAAATTGCAAGTTTACCGAATGGACCCCTTGGTGAGGCTATAAATGATGGAGCTCTGATTGATGTCACGTTTTCCTGCCAAGTG GCAAGATCAGTGCTGAAACAATACTTAACCTATGTTACCAAACCAAAC GGTGATATGAGTTCTGCGGAATTGCTAGCATTACCACCAAGCATCAAAGTATGCCTCCGTGCACGTGATATAGCAAAAATTCCAGCTATTCAGCTGACACTGGATGTTATTAATAAATTTACGTCGGAGTTTCAATCAAGAAACTTACAGGCCCCAGAATCTATGATAAGAAGGCTCATAGGAAAG GTGAAAGGAGACAGTAATATCATAGCTGCACTTGCAAAAACACCACTTGGTAAATTTATACCATCAGCTGTGTTGCGTAAAAGTGTAGACATGGGACAGGAAATAGCTGATCAGTTAAATTCTGGAGAACCATTGACATTTCATGTAGGCTGTAAAAAA GCAAATTATCTGTATGGGGAgttaacaaatacaataggaccaCCGACTGCAGACAATCTAAACTGGACAACTGGGGTATACAGAGCATTACAGGAATCTAATATCCTCAGTGGAATGCCTTTACGTCATCTGAAAAACATATCTGATTCACAGATTTTTGAAGTAGCAGATGCCTTTCTTGCATCCAAATGCATTACTGGAAACCAG aaaaaaatcattctgcAGAAGTTTTTGTCTGTTCAACAAGTGAATGCGACTACAGTGACATCAgaagatatacaaaatatggacccacaaatattgtttaatcaaaa agAAGAAGAATTGGCAAAGTACGGAGTAAATCATATTGATGACATTTGCAGCGTAATTGCTCGAATAGACGTTTCACAAGTTCCAATGGGAAAGATTTTGCAGAAAGCTCATTTCTGTACTACATGCATG gaTGCTCCATCTTTATCTATGGACAACGTCACGGATTGTGGGGCTCTTATTTGTGCTCTACCTTTAACCAAATTTGATCGACTTGACGATGATTCGTTGACCCAGAATGGTGAGGCACTTGCCGTTAAGTGCCAATGGGGACTACAGAAAAGGAAAAAGATTATTAACTTAGCTTTACAAAGGGGACTTAT AAATTCTCCAAATGCCATGACAGATGTTGACATTATGACCCTTAAAACGCTGATAGCTGATTTTACTCCTGACGATTTGGATGAGATACCAGTG cAAGCTTTTGCATTAGCCGAAAGTGCTGTTGTCCAAGCCTTTAAAGATAGAGACAGTGTACAAGAGGCTAGACGATTGAAAGGGTTTAAAAGTGACTTTTCAGATAAAGAAAGAATCACTCAACAAGAAGGAACTCTCCATGTATTCAAAAAGattattcaaatcaaattatcTGGTGTAAGCAGTCGTAAGAAAAGAGACACATCAGCTT ATACTTTGACCTGTGATGATTTAAAGTCGCTTGGTTCAGTAGGATTGCCTGCAGTATCAGAGGCTAATCTAATGGCTGTCAATGACAGTGAATTTCAGGACTGTTTGTTAACTTTAGGACAGGTCACACACTGGTTACCTGATCAGAAAGAAACATTAGCTCAAAAAATGATATct atatatggCACACCAGGCAACTGGACTTCTGAGACAATTGGAACAGCAGGAAGTATGATACAGGGATTAAGTGTGTCAGATATAAATACACTTAATATGGATATTAACAGTGTTAGCTCTCTAGGTCAGCTGGAAGGATGGACAGATGAACaa aaaagaTCTGCTTATACAGTGTTTATGACAAACGTAAAGAACGGATTGCCAGCAAGTAATTTATCCAGTACAGAATTGACAGCATTAGGAAACTTTATTTGTGGAATGCTttcaactgaaatagacacaATATCACCAGTTGTATATAT GGATTCTGCAGAGGCTGTGGGTGGTTTGACACATTGCAGTGCTACTCAACTGCAATCTTTTGCTGGATTAGCTAAGCATGCAGATGCATTTGGGGATGACATTTCACAGTGGGACGAGTCGACAGTTTCAACAGTCGGCATTTTGATAG GTGCACTTAGTGTGAGCGAAGTATCTGCCTTAAGCCCTGGACAGATTGACAGCATTGATCCGAATATGATCAGTTATTTCCCAGTTGAAGCCATGAAG tcttttaCAAGTGAACAGCTACATAATTTCAGTCCTGCTCAAGCGGAAGCAACAACTTCAGATCAACGTTCCCAGCTGTCACATGATCAATTTATTAGTTTGCAAACAGCAGCAGGAACCAGTTTCTCTGATGGACCTA GTGGAGGTTGTAGTCTAAACTCAGTGGTATGGATGCTAACATTGACGCTTGCATTTGGTGTAATTTTGGAAaccatttaa